Proteins encoded within one genomic window of Geotalea daltonii FRC-32:
- a CDS encoding DUF72 domain-containing protein, which produces MAKVQIGCSGFNYNHWRGTFYPEKLPQRLWFAHYFSVFSTVELNVTFYRLPQLSVFQHWREQTPENFQFVIKGSRFITHIKKLKEVEEPLQRFFDAASGLGDKLRVVLWQLAPSFFLDLERLSRFLELLDRYPVRNAFEFRNESWFCEQGVELCRGHNAAICLADWPQYLYEWAPTADFIYLRRHGHGGDYAACYSEEELSRDAERIRSYLKDGRDVYIYYNNDALGFAPQNALRLAELLQLR; this is translated from the coding sequence ATGGCCAAGGTACAGATCGGCTGCAGCGGCTTCAATTACAACCACTGGCGCGGCACCTTCTATCCAGAGAAGCTGCCGCAACGGCTCTGGTTCGCCCATTATTTCTCCGTCTTTTCCACCGTGGAGCTGAACGTCACCTTTTATCGGCTGCCCCAGCTCTCGGTTTTCCAGCACTGGCGGGAACAAACGCCGGAAAATTTCCAGTTCGTCATTAAGGGGAGCCGCTTCATTACCCATATCAAAAAACTGAAAGAGGTTGAGGAGCCCCTGCAGCGTTTTTTTGACGCGGCATCAGGGCTGGGTGACAAGCTGCGGGTTGTGCTCTGGCAGCTGGCGCCCTCCTTTTTCCTGGATCTGGAACGACTTAGCCGATTCCTTGAGCTGCTGGACCGTTACCCGGTGCGCAATGCCTTCGAGTTCCGCAATGAAAGCTGGTTCTGTGAACAGGGTGTGGAGTTGTGCCGCGGGCACAATGCCGCCATCTGTCTGGCCGACTGGCCCCAATACCTCTATGAATGGGCTCCGACCGCCGACTTTATCTATCTGCGCCGCCACGGCCACGGGGGAGATTACGCCGCCTGCTACAGCGAGGAGGAACTGAGCCGGGATGCGGAACGTATCCGCTCCTATCTGAAAGACGGGCGGGATGTGTATATTTACTACAACAACGATGCCCTTGGTTTTGCCCCCCAAAATGCCCTGCGGCTCGCAGAATTGCTGCAACTTCGATAG
- a CDS encoding vWA domain-containing protein, with the protein MTDRVLENAIIRLLKQYPFYGQFLLNFRRENMACNEPLGVTIRSGLPVLTVDGGRFAALPPMEQEGLLRHAVMHVLHLHMLRRKGRNSHDWDMACDLAVNPGIEGLPPEAAMPASYGQPDGLAAEEYYARLTSPFDMGNLAGGGIGNAAQDTGGHAGADARKDSAFHRGATIDSHDSWHEADSTPLKLGEEVVQGMVKEALRATDGAVPPELRQVVEGYLTPAPIPWKQVLRQFLATAGRTGRQTTWSREHRRFEHTTPGIRKHRKLNLLVGVDVSDSTNAPVLREAFAWELQQIARGRETTLTVVYANSRIQKIEHLSGRGVVQSYHGGGFTDLRPLFDHARTMQPRPTAVIYLTDGFGEAPDTMVIPTLWVLTREGDRPVPWGVELRLDV; encoded by the coding sequence GTGACCGATCGGGTCCTGGAAAATGCCATCATTCGCCTGCTGAAGCAGTATCCGTTCTATGGGCAGTTCCTCCTCAATTTCCGCCGGGAAAACATGGCCTGCAATGAGCCGCTGGGGGTGACCATCCGTTCGGGTCTGCCGGTCCTGACGGTGGACGGCGGGAGATTTGCCGCACTGCCGCCCATGGAGCAGGAGGGGCTGTTGCGGCATGCGGTCATGCATGTCCTCCATCTGCACATGTTGCGGCGCAAGGGGCGCAACAGCCATGACTGGGACATGGCCTGCGATCTGGCGGTCAATCCGGGGATCGAAGGTCTGCCGCCGGAGGCAGCCATGCCGGCGAGCTATGGGCAGCCTGATGGTCTTGCCGCCGAAGAATACTATGCCCGGCTCACCTCCCCCTTTGATATGGGGAATCTGGCGGGCGGCGGCATCGGTAATGCCGCACAGGATACGGGGGGACATGCGGGGGCGGATGCGAGGAAGGACTCGGCCTTTCACAGGGGAGCTACCATCGACAGTCATGACTCCTGGCATGAAGCGGACAGCACGCCTTTGAAATTGGGGGAGGAAGTGGTGCAGGGGATGGTCAAAGAGGCGCTGAGGGCTACCGACGGGGCGGTGCCGCCGGAATTGCGCCAGGTTGTCGAAGGATACCTGACACCTGCTCCCATTCCCTGGAAACAGGTGCTGCGGCAATTCCTTGCCACCGCCGGGCGGACTGGCCGGCAGACGACCTGGAGCCGCGAGCATCGCCGCTTCGAACACACGACGCCGGGAATCAGGAAGCATCGCAAGCTCAACCTGCTCGTGGGGGTGGATGTGAGCGATTCCACTAATGCGCCCGTGTTGCGGGAAGCCTTCGCCTGGGAGCTGCAGCAGATAGCCCGCGGTCGGGAAACAACCCTCACTGTGGTCTATGCCAACAGCCGCATCCAGAAGATCGAGCACTTGAGCGGCAGAGGAGTGGTGCAGAGCTACCACGGCGGCGGCTTCACCGATCTGCGGCCCCTCTTCGATCATGCCCGCACCATGCAGCCGCGGCCGACGGCGGTCATCTACCTTACGGATGGATTCGGCGAAGCGCCCGATACCATGGTGATCCCGACCCTGTGGGTTTTAACCAGGGAGGGGGATAGGCCGGTGCCGTGGGGAGTGGAACTGCGGCTGGATGTTTAG
- a CDS encoding putative signal transducing protein, whose product MVKFYDPKNEEELARVEKVLKAEGIEYFLSREPEKGLSLQVQVAEEDLPRANELIKELRKD is encoded by the coding sequence ATGGTGAAATTTTACGATCCGAAAAACGAGGAAGAACTGGCGCGGGTGGAAAAGGTGCTGAAGGCGGAAGGGATAGAATATTTTCTGTCCCGGGAACCGGAGAAGGGGTTGTCACTCCAGGTGCAGGTGGCCGAGGAGGATCTGCCCAGGGCCAATGAGCTGATCAAGGAGCTCAGGAAAGATTGA
- the mobB gene encoding molybdopterin-guanine dinucleotide biosynthesis protein B — MEKRAVSFVAKSGTGKTTLLEKVIAELKRRGYKVGVIKHDAHRFDIDHPGKDSYRLTAAGADTMLICSPQKLAMVKQHETAPTVEELVATYFADADIVITEGYKMGGMPKIELNRKERSETLICRGENNDPTLVAVASDQPLTLDVPVLDLNDYVAVADFLVERFIRDTK; from the coding sequence ATGGAAAAAAGAGCGGTTTCTTTCGTGGCAAAATCGGGTACCGGCAAGACTACCCTGCTGGAAAAGGTCATTGCCGAGCTGAAACGTCGCGGCTACAAAGTAGGGGTGATCAAACACGATGCCCACCGCTTCGACATCGATCATCCGGGAAAGGACAGCTACCGGCTAACTGCCGCCGGCGCAGACACCATGCTCATCTGCTCCCCCCAGAAACTGGCCATGGTCAAGCAGCACGAGACAGCCCCCACCGTGGAAGAACTGGTAGCAACCTATTTTGCCGACGCAGATATTGTTATCACCGAAGGATATAAGATGGGTGGGATGCCGAAGATCGAGCTGAACAGGAAAGAGCGGAGCGAGACCCTCATCTGCCGGGGGGAGAACAACGACCCGACCCTGGTGGCCGTTGCCAGCGATCAGCCTTTGACTCTGGACGTGCCGGTGCTGGATCTGAATGATTACGTTGCCGTGGCCGATTTTCTCGTGGAGCGGTTTATCAGGGATACAAAATGA
- the mobA gene encoding molybdenum cofactor guanylyltransferase → MENTFHHSVTGVVLAGGKSRRMGRDKAFIPIDGLPIVERIIRLFACKFAAVLVIGGEAERFAGYNVRHHQDIYPGYALGGLYTGLSFAETPYIFVSACDIPYPSGMVMDHLLSLRHGFDAVIAESGNALQPLFAVYGKGCLEAMRLQLEDGNPCILDLFPRITTRTVTPAELASIAGADRCFCNLNTPEDVQQLQIKQ, encoded by the coding sequence GTGGAAAACACCTTTCATCACTCAGTGACCGGCGTCGTTCTTGCCGGCGGGAAAAGCCGCCGCATGGGGCGGGACAAAGCGTTCATCCCCATCGACGGGCTCCCCATTGTGGAACGGATCATCAGGCTCTTTGCCTGCAAATTCGCCGCTGTCCTCGTCATCGGTGGGGAAGCGGAACGTTTTGCCGGGTACAACGTCCGCCATCACCAGGATATCTACCCCGGTTACGCCCTGGGAGGGCTCTACACCGGCCTTTCCTTTGCCGAGACCCCTTACATCTTCGTCTCGGCCTGCGATATCCCCTACCCTTCAGGCATGGTCATGGACCATCTCCTCTCCCTGCGCCATGGGTTCGATGCGGTAATTGCCGAGAGCGGCAATGCGCTCCAGCCGCTGTTCGCCGTCTATGGCAAGGGTTGTCTGGAGGCAATGCGCCTGCAACTGGAAGATGGTAATCCCTGCATACTCGACCTCTTTCCCCGAATCACCACCCGCACCGTAACCCCGGCGGAGCTGGCCTCCATAGCAGGAGCAGATCGATGTTTCTGCAACCTCAACACCCCGGAAGACGTGCAACAGTTACAGATAAAACAGTAA
- a CDS encoding LysR family transcriptional regulator, producing the protein MDFTYLKTLLVLAKVGSFSKAALNLCVTQSAVSRRIQALEEHYGQLLLERSGPVLKPTPAGLILLEKAQQVLNIEREILEEFQAQKGRRKISFCCTFPFGTSYLPGILKDFMANHSETSDLKFVFEMPETALQGLKEGIFDLALIEYCEDLNLGAFKAYSLPEDEMIFVSSPKLGLSTPSIDIELLLGERLYCKKAGCCARRFLDKSMLGLGKNSSDFANTVFFDDIPFIINEVVAGQGITFISRSMVAKYLEEGSLVAHHATGFASARARNLVLNEQHKIDPILLDFILGIYRALDVDPPESLATDHLTVS; encoded by the coding sequence GTGGATTTTACCTACCTCAAAACACTTCTTGTCCTGGCCAAGGTGGGCAGTTTTTCCAAAGCCGCCTTGAACCTGTGCGTCACCCAATCGGCTGTATCCAGAAGGATTCAGGCTTTGGAGGAGCACTACGGCCAACTGCTGCTGGAACGGTCGGGACCGGTCCTGAAACCGACGCCGGCCGGATTGATCCTTCTGGAAAAAGCTCAACAGGTGCTGAACATAGAACGGGAGATACTGGAGGAGTTTCAGGCGCAAAAGGGACGTCGCAAGATCAGCTTTTGCTGCACGTTCCCCTTTGGCACGAGCTATTTGCCGGGAATTCTCAAAGATTTCATGGCCAACCATTCCGAAACCAGCGACCTGAAATTCGTCTTCGAGATGCCCGAAACTGCCCTGCAGGGACTTAAGGAGGGGATATTCGACCTGGCGCTGATCGAATACTGTGAGGATCTGAATCTGGGAGCATTCAAGGCATATTCCTTGCCAGAGGATGAGATGATCTTCGTCAGTTCACCAAAACTGGGACTATCCACTCCCTCTATCGATATCGAATTGCTGCTCGGGGAACGTCTTTACTGCAAGAAGGCCGGATGCTGCGCCAGGCGATTTCTGGACAAAAGCATGCTGGGCTTGGGGAAAAACAGCAGCGACTTTGCTAATACGGTCTTTTTCGACGACATTCCGTTCATCATCAACGAGGTCGTGGCTGGGCAAGGAATAACCTTCATCTCCCGGAGCATGGTGGCTAAATATCTGGAAGAGGGCTCTCTGGTGGCCCACCACGCCACCGGTTTCGCATCAGCCAGGGCCCGCAACCTGGTGTTGAACGAGCAGCACAAGATCGATCCCATCCTGCTCGACTTCATCCTCGGTATTTATCGGGCACTGGATGTCGACCCACCCGAATCACTTGCCACGGATCATCTCACTGTCTCATAG
- a CDS encoding rhodanese-like domain-containing protein: protein MWGRIDKKRFVALAALLGIGGAAMPSAAVVSAEIPASPARPVMGKICMNCHKPEGNNVIRGYLDGVSFKAKMLQVKLDDRVEIFNFDKNTIQVVNEQRKTGSGELLQNNLIRKGHEIRVEFSQTNGAKTAVKLTAKPPVELPAEMLISTSELEKLVKLGPEKGGYFLYDSRPAQRFQEGAIPGAVNLPFPAFDKIAEKLLPADKKALLIFYCSGPACNMSPGSAAKAKKLGYGNIKVYKDGMPAWSEKHYAVLTPQSLKEAWLDKDMSHVLLDVRSTGTNRFIDGAISFPAGQAKRLVKGLDLKPKKAPIILYDAGKDREAVTVARALVKAGYSNVKVLAGGFKGWESAGFPTETGKRSAKIAYVPKLKPGEVALDLFKQYAAVLPDGFAIVDVRLPAEVSAGKLKNAIAVPLMELRDRQAELPRDKTIILHCNTGTQAEIAYNMLKDQGYMNVRYFNGKVTFEKGGSYSITKD, encoded by the coding sequence ATGTGGGGGCGTATTGATAAAAAGAGGTTCGTTGCTCTGGCTGCCTTGCTTGGCATAGGGGGGGCGGCAATGCCATCGGCAGCAGTTGTTTCAGCGGAAATCCCTGCTTCACCGGCAAGGCCGGTCATGGGCAAGATCTGCATGAATTGCCATAAGCCCGAAGGGAATAATGTCATTCGAGGCTATCTGGATGGTGTCTCGTTCAAGGCGAAAATGCTTCAGGTGAAGTTGGATGATCGGGTAGAGATCTTCAATTTCGACAAGAACACTATTCAGGTGGTCAATGAGCAGCGCAAAACCGGCTCTGGGGAGCTGCTCCAGAACAATCTGATCAGAAAAGGACATGAGATCAGGGTAGAATTCAGTCAAACTAATGGCGCAAAGACTGCCGTAAAATTGACTGCCAAGCCACCGGTGGAACTGCCCGCGGAGATGCTCATTTCGACATCTGAGCTTGAGAAACTGGTCAAGCTCGGGCCGGAAAAGGGGGGCTATTTTCTCTATGACTCCCGGCCTGCCCAGCGTTTCCAGGAGGGGGCAATACCCGGCGCCGTGAATCTGCCGTTCCCCGCCTTTGACAAAATAGCGGAAAAACTGCTGCCTGCGGATAAAAAGGCCCTGCTCATCTTTTATTGCTCCGGTCCCGCTTGCAACATGAGCCCCGGCTCGGCGGCAAAGGCTAAAAAGCTGGGCTACGGCAACATCAAGGTTTACAAGGACGGCATGCCGGCGTGGTCGGAGAAGCATTACGCCGTTCTGACTCCACAGTCGCTGAAGGAGGCCTGGTTGGACAAGGATATGAGCCACGTGCTGCTGGATGTGCGTTCAACCGGCACCAACAGGTTCATCGATGGGGCGATCAGCTTTCCGGCCGGCCAGGCGAAGCGTCTGGTAAAGGGGCTTGATCTGAAACCGAAGAAAGCGCCGATCATCCTCTATGATGCCGGTAAGGACAGGGAGGCGGTAACCGTTGCCAGGGCGCTGGTCAAGGCCGGTTACAGCAACGTGAAAGTGTTGGCCGGCGGCTTCAAAGGCTGGGAGTCTGCGGGTTTTCCCACTGAAACCGGAAAACGGTCAGCCAAGATCGCCTATGTACCGAAGCTGAAGCCGGGCGAGGTGGCCCTGGACCTATTCAAGCAGTATGCGGCGGTTTTGCCTGACGGCTTTGCCATTGTCGATGTGAGGCTTCCGGCGGAAGTTAGTGCCGGCAAACTGAAAAACGCCATTGCCGTTCCTCTTATGGAACTTCGTGATCGCCAGGCGGAACTGCCCAGGGACAAGACGATCATCCTCCATTGCAATACCGGGACCCAGGCGGAAATAGCCTATAACATGCTGAAAGACCAGGGGTACATGAACGTCAGATATTTCAACGGTAAGGTGACCTTCGAGAAAGGCGGGAGCTATTCCATTACCAAGGATTGA
- the extH gene encoding selenite/tellurite reduction operon rhodanese-like protein ExtH: MSEKVMNKSRLMLVSLLSVFAIAALAIWGCGTSGYENPSTDAVTTKTATALIQASDLKQWIDAGLVNKAGGYDRVVVLEVSTETNYNGAHIAGAQYVNLTNDLMENRYEGPMLAGQMVLSGTKMDALIQKLGIDANTTIVFTSSEAEVGSPWNLTRGYATFRYWGFPKNRLKVLDGGNKAWKAAGYAMTTAIPTITKSTYVATPNNINRVRTDLRASLPEMIAAATAGTATNDFIDGRATSPTVPGPTTDLIDGTKYVVFEGLIKGGRAYSYNNLLDATTKQFKSIADIRTGLNIPATAKSVYALCRAGNIASALFFAIDGYAYYNEVETGALKAVWYDGSWGQWGLMSSSTANGGKLVAGSVWDTSALTDSLTYNVGRTLPVSGTPTLLTTTHIINYGSRLNNPEPSLADGNQLEAADAAYHSPVTTSTGGGAAGGSGGGC, encoded by the coding sequence ATGTCGGAAAAGGTGATGAACAAGAGCAGATTGATGCTGGTTTCGCTGTTGAGCGTTTTTGCAATAGCAGCACTTGCCATCTGGGGCTGCGGGACGAGCGGATACGAAAATCCGTCCACCGATGCGGTGACGACGAAAACCGCTACCGCCCTGATTCAGGCTTCCGATCTGAAGCAGTGGATTGACGCCGGGCTGGTGAATAAGGCGGGAGGGTATGACCGGGTGGTCGTCCTGGAAGTAAGTACGGAAACTAATTACAACGGAGCCCACATAGCCGGTGCCCAGTACGTCAACCTTACTAACGACCTGATGGAAAATCGCTACGAAGGGCCAATGCTGGCTGGACAGATGGTGCTCTCCGGTACCAAGATGGACGCCCTGATCCAGAAACTGGGCATTGACGCCAACACAACCATCGTCTTTACTTCCTCAGAGGCGGAAGTCGGCTCACCCTGGAATTTGACCCGTGGCTACGCCACATTCCGTTATTGGGGTTTTCCTAAAAACCGGCTGAAGGTGCTGGATGGCGGCAACAAAGCCTGGAAGGCTGCAGGCTATGCCATGACCACCGCTATTCCGACAATCACCAAATCCACCTACGTTGCGACCCCCAACAACATCAACCGGGTACGTACTGACCTGCGGGCCTCATTGCCTGAGATGATAGCTGCTGCCACTGCCGGCACTGCAACCAATGACTTTATCGATGGCCGCGCTACTTCCCCGACCGTTCCGGGGCCGACAACCGACCTGATCGACGGAACCAAATATGTTGTCTTCGAAGGTCTGATCAAGGGGGGCCGGGCATACAGTTATAACAACCTGCTCGACGCTACTACAAAACAATTCAAATCCATTGCCGACATCAGAACAGGCCTGAACATCCCTGCTACAGCCAAATCGGTCTACGCCCTCTGCCGGGCCGGCAATATCGCCTCGGCGCTTTTCTTCGCCATTGACGGCTACGCCTATTACAACGAGGTCGAAACCGGCGCTTTGAAAGCTGTATGGTACGACGGTTCTTGGGGACAGTGGGGCCTCATGTCGTCGAGCACGGCCAATGGGGGCAAGCTCGTCGCCGGTTCAGTGTGGGATACAAGTGCCTTGACAGATTCTCTTACCTACAATGTGGGCAGAACTCTTCCTGTTTCCGGAACACCCACCCTACTGACAACAACCCACATAATCAACTACGGCAGCCGTCTCAACAATCCCGAACCGTCTCTAGCCGATGGCAATCAGCTTGAAGCAGCCGATGCAGCCTATCACAGTCCTGTCACGACCAGTACCGGTGGTGGGGCCGCAGGCGGAAGTGGCGGCGGCTGCTGA
- the extI gene encoding selenite/tellurite reduction operon porin ExtI has translation MIKITKAGKISTVAAGLLLVAGTAFAGPRMTFGPNEEGALQIDYKGQFQMTVRDTGSGENNDDTTTNFNFRRNRLALMGKYGDMLSLYVQTEFTEDQNITTLGVANANQGTEFQLLDAVMRFKLHDSFRLNAGKFKYNLSRENLEACEMPLTLDRSLFIRTAYTTTRDTGVAVWGNLFDDIFQYRIDAMEGRKAVSGETSPSSNFRYSFRGHVSLLDPENDYGYKGTYLGKKKVLTVGGAYQFEPEIAYGDTVARTDKKDYQAWTVDGFFEYPLEGLGTVTASAAYEDVDLDDAYKGASPDAGVIGINGQKNGWYAKAGYMLPNLPLQFFGRYEKWRFASLNNIFDQKVDWYGGGANYYFRGQNLKLTMELSRTDFNNEGTVNGLTSKDFTSFVTQLQLIF, from the coding sequence ATGATAAAGATTACCAAGGCAGGAAAAATATCGACAGTGGCTGCCGGATTGCTTCTTGTTGCCGGCACCGCCTTTGCCGGGCCGCGGATGACTTTCGGCCCCAACGAGGAAGGCGCTCTCCAGATCGATTACAAAGGACAATTCCAGATGACGGTCCGGGATACCGGATCGGGTGAGAACAACGACGATACCACCACCAACTTCAACTTCCGGCGCAACCGGCTGGCACTGATGGGCAAATACGGCGACATGCTGAGCCTCTATGTCCAGACCGAATTCACCGAGGACCAGAACATAACGACCCTCGGTGTCGCCAATGCCAATCAGGGAACCGAATTTCAGCTCCTTGACGCGGTGATGCGCTTCAAACTCCATGACAGTTTCCGGCTGAATGCCGGTAAATTCAAGTACAACCTCTCCCGAGAGAACCTGGAAGCTTGCGAAATGCCACTGACTCTAGACCGGTCGCTCTTTATTCGTACCGCCTATACCACCACCCGTGACACCGGTGTAGCCGTGTGGGGGAACCTGTTCGACGACATTTTCCAGTACCGCATTGATGCCATGGAGGGGCGTAAGGCCGTGTCCGGCGAGACCTCGCCCAGTTCCAACTTCCGCTACTCCTTCCGCGGCCACGTATCCCTGCTCGATCCCGAGAATGATTACGGCTACAAGGGTACCTATCTTGGGAAAAAGAAGGTCCTGACCGTCGGCGGAGCCTATCAGTTCGAACCGGAGATCGCCTATGGCGATACGGTAGCCAGGACCGACAAGAAGGATTACCAGGCCTGGACTGTTGACGGCTTCTTCGAGTATCCCCTCGAAGGACTCGGCACCGTCACCGCATCGGCTGCCTATGAAGATGTGGATCTGGATGACGCCTATAAAGGCGCCAGCCCCGACGCAGGGGTCATCGGTATCAATGGGCAGAAGAACGGTTGGTACGCCAAGGCCGGTTACATGCTCCCCAACCTGCCGCTGCAGTTCTTCGGCCGGTATGAGAAGTGGCGGTTCGCCAGCCTCAACAACATCTTCGATCAGAAAGTCGACTGGTACGGTGGTGGCGCCAATTACTACTTCCGTGGCCAGAACCTGAAGCTGACCATGGAATTGTCCCGCACCGACTTTAACAACGAAGGGACCGTTAATGGACTGACGAGCAAAGACTTCACCAGCTTCGTCACCCAGCTGCAGTTGATCTTCTGA
- the extJ gene encoding selenite/tellurite reduction operon protein ExtJ codes for MKRMITKLATIFVLAAFATAAFATAAFAAGSVTGKVTAIDGEKVSVTVEKELPAWLKKGDSVQAMGGSPTVVDVKGNVVVLKFGKAKAAKIKADSKMTISESAGDELQGC; via the coding sequence ATGAAAAGAATGATTACGAAACTGGCCACCATCTTCGTTTTGGCCGCCTTTGCGACGGCCGCCTTTGCGACGGCCGCCTTTGCTGCCGGATCCGTTACCGGAAAAGTAACCGCCATCGACGGGGAAAAGGTATCGGTGACGGTAGAAAAAGAACTCCCCGCCTGGCTGAAGAAGGGTGACTCTGTTCAGGCCATGGGTGGGTCTCCCACCGTTGTCGACGTCAAGGGAAACGTGGTCGTACTGAAATTCGGCAAGGCCAAGGCAGCAAAGATCAAGGCCGACAGCAAAATGACCATCAGTGAATCGGCCGGCGACGAGCTCCAGGGATGCTGA
- the extKL gene encoding multiheme c-type cytochrome (seleno)protein ExtKL, with protein MNQCLIGTLVLLSAAALLAGPASAGGKAGIGLQETIAAKSGKAKTLAELAKMYDSSSCIECHQDKHDEAQKSIHSRSIYGTGRTASTIMSAIENGLMEQPYSGVKSPKDVKVEHLMGCAKCHLPQLSDAEDSVAQELVSTLYSWKDALKKKDKAVAKREEDKLKSVNINCLVCHNRNAITHKWQDGYPKAGVVYGSKDGDHPSDKFPKMAISPIMSESIQCGQCHGMGPNMELDEPTQCCTSYGSYLWSYKSEGGQESCQECHMKKSKLGHNIQSYRDPAMAKAAVDFKMESYGYHWRDGAEIKPKAVVKVEMTNRAGHSIPDGUPTPNRLVLSVIAKTKDGKEVFNQEKIYMPVPQQLGRGDRMGRGPYEKSGIIEDTGLPPGKTVHERFDIMFPLEEMEVDGKFVNKPTSYDLDVTVQLWYLPFGTKKTDPFLWHEASKTISISKSGK; from the coding sequence ATGAATCAATGCTTAATTGGCACCCTGGTCCTTCTTTCGGCTGCTGCCCTTCTGGCCGGCCCGGCATCTGCCGGCGGCAAGGCGGGAATCGGCTTGCAGGAGACCATTGCTGCAAAATCGGGCAAGGCGAAAACCCTTGCCGAACTGGCAAAGATGTACGATTCCAGCTCCTGCATCGAATGCCACCAGGATAAACATGACGAAGCGCAGAAATCCATACATTCGCGCTCCATTTATGGAACGGGAAGAACGGCGTCGACCATAATGTCCGCCATCGAGAATGGCCTTATGGAACAGCCCTATTCTGGGGTCAAGAGCCCGAAGGATGTCAAGGTGGAACACCTGATGGGGTGTGCCAAGTGTCACCTGCCGCAGCTGTCCGATGCCGAGGACTCGGTGGCCCAGGAGCTCGTCAGCACCCTCTACAGCTGGAAGGATGCCCTGAAGAAGAAGGACAAGGCAGTGGCCAAGCGCGAGGAAGACAAACTCAAGAGCGTCAACATCAACTGTCTGGTCTGCCACAATCGCAATGCCATCACCCACAAGTGGCAGGACGGCTATCCCAAGGCGGGAGTGGTCTACGGATCGAAGGACGGTGATCATCCTTCAGACAAGTTCCCCAAGATGGCAATCAGCCCCATCATGAGCGAATCGATCCAGTGCGGTCAATGCCATGGTATGGGTCCGAATATGGAGCTCGATGAGCCGACCCAATGCTGTACCTCCTACGGTAGTTATCTCTGGTCCTACAAATCGGAAGGTGGCCAGGAGAGCTGCCAGGAATGCCACATGAAGAAGAGCAAGCTCGGCCACAACATCCAGTCCTACCGTGATCCGGCCATGGCCAAGGCAGCGGTGGATTTCAAGATGGAATCCTACGGCTATCACTGGCGCGACGGCGCCGAAATAAAGCCTAAGGCGGTGGTCAAGGTAGAAATGACCAACCGGGCCGGACACTCCATCCCCGATGGCTGACCGACCCCCAACCGACTGGTTCTGTCGGTCATAGCAAAAACGAAGGATGGCAAGGAAGTTTTCAACCAGGAAAAGATTTACATGCCGGTTCCGCAGCAGTTGGGCCGGGGTGACCGGATGGGGCGCGGCCCCTACGAGAAGAGCGGCATCATTGAGGATACCGGCTTACCGCCGGGAAAAACGGTCCATGAAAGATTCGACATCATGTTCCCCCTTGAGGAGATGGAGGTTGACGGCAAATTTGTCAACAAACCGACCTCCTACGATCTGGATGTGACCGTTCAGCTCTGGTATCTCCCCTTCGGCACGAAGAAAACCGATCCATTCCTCTGGCACGAAGCGAGCAAGACAATCAGCATCAGCAAGAGCGGCAAATAG